A genomic segment from candidate division KSB1 bacterium encodes:
- a CDS encoding secondary thiamine-phosphate synthase enzyme YjbQ — translation MKHYTEYLWFNTKKHREYINITDQVEQAVQKSGVQEGMVLVSAMHITAAVYVNDAEVGLIEDIEEWLQRLAPEGPDYHHHRTGEHNGDAHLKSLLMHHQVVLPITDGRVDLGPWQQVYYAEFDGQRRKRVVIKVIGE, via the coding sequence ATGAAGCACTACACCGAGTACCTCTGGTTCAACACCAAGAAGCACCGCGAGTACATCAACATCACCGACCAGGTGGAGCAGGCGGTGCAGAAGAGCGGCGTCCAGGAGGGGATGGTGCTGGTGTCGGCCATGCACATCACGGCTGCCGTCTACGTCAACGACGCCGAGGTGGGGCTCATTGAGGACATCGAAGAATGGCTGCAACGGCTTGCCCCCGAGGGACCGGACTATCACCACCATCGCACCGGCGAGCACAACGGCGACGCCCACCTCAAGAGCCTGCTCATGCACCATCAGGTGGTGCTGCCCATCACCGATGGCCGCGTGGACTTGGGGCCCTGGCAGCAGGTTTACTACGCAGAATTCGACGGCCAGCGCCGCAAGCGCGTGGTCATAAAGGTCATCGGGGAGTAG
- a CDS encoding endonuclease NucS has product MRLFAISAEGEFQEFSKKQFAAQHQEQILEEWLEKNPDGIVEDGKLLLIGRQVTTNLGSTIDLVGLDRSGAVVVVELKRGRTPRETVAQALEYASYAEQLDAQQLEELFQQYMADESLSLADYHREYFDLPPEEAVTLNKEQRIVIVAQEVSSPVRETSTFLRRKGIRITCVEFSYFESKGGGALLGQDIAVGEESVRARRPQGLPARTLTPASSRRVPTSSANLCSRRFWASPS; this is encoded by the coding sequence ATGCGCCTTTTCGCCATAAGTGCAGAGGGCGAATTCCAGGAGTTCAGCAAGAAGCAGTTCGCCGCGCAACACCAGGAACAGATTCTCGAGGAGTGGTTGGAAAAGAATCCCGACGGGATTGTCGAGGACGGCAAACTACTGCTCATCGGGAGGCAGGTTACCACGAACCTGGGTAGCACCATCGACCTCGTGGGCCTGGATCGGTCGGGAGCCGTGGTCGTTGTGGAACTCAAGAGGGGGCGGACACCACGAGAGACAGTGGCCCAGGCCCTCGAATACGCTTCCTATGCGGAGCAACTCGATGCCCAGCAACTGGAGGAGCTGTTTCAGCAGTACATGGCTGATGAGTCCCTGTCCCTTGCGGACTATCACAGGGAGTATTTTGATTTGCCCCCGGAGGAGGCAGTGACGCTGAACAAGGAACAACGCATTGTGATCGTCGCGCAAGAAGTAAGTAGCCCAGTGAGAGAGACTTCAACCTTTCTGAGGAGGAAGGGCATCAGGATTACCTGCGTAGAGTTCTCCTACTTTGAGTCAAAAGGGGGAGGGGCGCTGCTGGGCCAAGATATCGCCGTCGGAGAGGAATCTGTTCGGGCGAGGCGTCCCCAGGGGTTGCCAGCGAGAACGCTTACCCCGGCGAGTTCCCGGAGGGTACCGACGAGTTCGGCAAACCTGTGTTCGAGAAGATTCTGGGCTTCGCCGAGCTAA
- a CDS encoding aldehyde dehydrogenase family protein: protein MDRDLESMQQARHLCVRAREAQLKFKEFSQKDVDRVVAAMADAGFRAAEQLAQLAVEETGFGVVADKVAKNQLATRDVYNLIKNMKTVGVINELPGKRILEIAEPMGVIAGIVPVTNPTSTVLFKSLIAVKARNAIVFSPHPNAVRCANAAAAVMSQAAESAGAPPGLISCMTLSTLQGTNELMHHRDVAIILATGGAGLVKAAYSAGKPAYGVGPGNVPAFIERTADVRKAVADIAASKTFDNGTVCASEQAIIADLPIKDQVIAELQARKAYFLNPDECRRVGATLVTRELTVSPDCVGQPAYVIAQKAGIAVPRDTSMLVAPLDGVGPHYPLSIEKLSPVIAFYVADGWEAGCERCIEILNFGGLGHTLVIHSRDEEVIMQFALKKPAFRILVNTPGTHGAVGITTELDPSMMLGCGTYGGNITTDNVTPMHLLNIKRVAYETKPLRRSERSTDWRPELLTHGRVNVRAPYQAALTPAAGISRREAPQAEFHARQPSPAPRGRYGSSGLTDEEVERIVAEFLQTR, encoded by the coding sequence GTGGATCGCGACTTGGAATCCATGCAGCAGGCGCGCCATCTCTGTGTGCGGGCGCGCGAAGCGCAGCTCAAGTTCAAGGAATTTTCCCAGAAGGACGTGGACCGCGTGGTGGCGGCCATGGCAGACGCCGGCTTTCGTGCGGCAGAGCAACTGGCGCAGTTGGCCGTGGAGGAGACCGGTTTCGGAGTGGTTGCCGACAAGGTAGCCAAAAACCAGCTCGCCACGCGGGATGTCTACAACCTCATCAAGAACATGAAGACGGTGGGGGTGATCAACGAACTGCCCGGCAAACGCATATTGGAGATCGCCGAGCCGATGGGAGTGATCGCCGGCATTGTGCCGGTCACCAATCCCACCTCCACGGTGCTCTTCAAATCCCTCATTGCGGTGAAGGCCAGAAACGCCATCGTCTTCTCGCCCCATCCCAATGCGGTGCGTTGTGCCAATGCGGCGGCGGCGGTGATGAGTCAGGCTGCAGAGAGCGCGGGCGCACCCCCTGGTCTCATCAGTTGCATGACCCTTTCTACGCTCCAGGGTACCAACGAGCTGATGCACCATCGCGATGTGGCCATCATCTTGGCAACGGGCGGCGCGGGTTTGGTCAAGGCGGCCTACAGCGCTGGCAAGCCGGCTTACGGCGTAGGGCCGGGCAACGTGCCGGCGTTCATCGAGCGCACTGCAGACGTGCGCAAGGCAGTGGCGGACATCGCCGCCTCCAAGACCTTCGACAACGGCACGGTGTGCGCCTCCGAGCAGGCCATCATCGCCGATTTGCCCATCAAGGACCAGGTCATCGCCGAGTTGCAGGCGCGCAAGGCTTACTTTCTCAACCCGGACGAGTGCCGCAGGGTGGGTGCCACCTTGGTGACGCGCGAGCTCACGGTCAGCCCGGATTGCGTCGGACAACCGGCCTACGTCATCGCGCAGAAGGCGGGCATAGCGGTGCCGCGCGACACCAGCATGCTGGTCGCCCCGCTGGATGGGGTTGGGCCTCACTATCCCCTCTCCATCGAGAAACTCTCGCCGGTGATCGCCTTCTACGTTGCGGATGGCTGGGAGGCCGGGTGCGAGCGCTGTATCGAAATACTGAACTTTGGCGGGCTCGGCCATACGCTGGTCATCCACTCCCGGGACGAGGAGGTGATTATGCAGTTTGCCCTCAAGAAGCCTGCCTTCCGCATTCTGGTCAATACGCCCGGCACGCACGGAGCAGTGGGGATCACCACCGAGCTGGACCCATCCATGATGCTGGGCTGCGGCACGTACGGGGGTAACATCACCACAGACAACGTGACGCCCATGCACCTGTTGAACATCAAACGAGTTGCCTACGAGACGAAGCCGTTGCGCCGTTCCGAGCGCAGTACCGATTGGCGCCCAGAATTGCTCACGCATGGCAGGGTGAATGTGCGTGCGCCGTACCAGGCGGCACTGACTCCGGCGGCGGGCATTTCGCGCCGAGAGGCTCCCCAGGCGGAATTCCATGCCCGCCAGCCGTCGCCTGCGCCGCGAGGGCGTTATGGCAGCAGCGGTTTGACCGACGAAGAGGTGGAGCGCATTGTCGCCGAATTTCTTCAGACGAGGTGA
- a CDS encoding dCMP deaminase family protein, with translation MPAETSSMDSSRPSWDDYFLNVAAVVATRSSCLRTKVGAVIVRDRDIVSTGYNGAPKYQPHCLELGSCYRDAHGIPSGTRLELCRAVGSHAESNAIALAARNGHSTRGTTMFIVGHRHICNQCKAQIANAGVIRVLLRTPEGEVLEFFPARDWTRHPIDHGQGKQGGANRP, from the coding sequence ATGCCGGCAGAAACAAGCTCTATGGACAGCTCACGGCCGAGCTGGGATGACTACTTCTTGAACGTTGCCGCAGTAGTGGCCACGCGCTCGTCCTGCCTGCGCACCAAGGTCGGCGCGGTAATCGTGCGCGACCGGGACATCGTGTCCACTGGCTACAACGGTGCGCCTAAGTACCAGCCACACTGCTTAGAGCTCGGCTCCTGCTACCGCGACGCCCATGGCATCCCCTCCGGCACCAGGCTGGAGCTCTGTCGCGCGGTGGGCTCGCACGCCGAATCCAACGCCATTGCCTTAGCAGCGCGCAACGGCCACTCCACCAGAGGCACCACCATGTTCATCGTCGGCCATCGCCATATCTGCAACCAGTGCAAGGCACAGATCGCCAACGCAGGCGTTATCCGTGTGCTGCTGCGCACGCCGGAAGGGGAGGTGCTGGAGTTCTTCCCAGCAAGGGACTGGACGCGTCACCCCATCGACCACGGCCAGGGCAAGCAAGGAGGAGCGAACAGGCCATAG
- the ade gene encoding adenine deaminase, translating to MVPLERILRAHRGELPVDLLLRNGKMVNVLSGEIYEADVAILGDTILAVGQACEARETIDLRGLYLAPGFIDGHIHIESSMVEVPQFARAVVPLGTTSVVADPHEIANVLGNEGIRYMMDASKYNPLNVFFMLPSCIPSTNLESTGSVLRAFDIFPFLREKWVLGLGEMMNFGGVLAGEEDVLDKLKIVEDKRMDGHAPGLSGRDLNTYIAMGIRSDHECTTVEEAREKLRLGMHIMIREGTGTRNLRALLPLVTPENERRCMFVTDDRHPNDILEEGHINYMIKTAIAEGLPPVTAIRLATINTAEYFGLRRLGAIAPGRTADLVAFDDFEHFAIKKVFKNGRLVAEDGKAIYDVPVRPPAQVRSSMNIKWLEGGEFVVPARGNKCRVMGVVPDQIVTESLVEDAPVRDGMVVSEPERDLLRCYVVERHRASGNIGKGLVRGFGLRKGALASSIAHDAHNVIVFGIDDRDIARAVIHVNKMGGGLVVVADGEVKEALQLPIGGLMSDRPLEEVSAATKRVNQAARALGAKMADPFMTMSFLALPVVPKLKLTDRGLVDVERFAFVDLFVDARE from the coding sequence ATGGTACCGTTGGAGCGGATTTTGAGAGCCCATCGAGGCGAGCTGCCCGTCGACCTGCTGCTGCGCAACGGCAAGATGGTGAACGTGCTCTCCGGCGAAATCTATGAGGCCGACGTTGCCATCTTGGGCGACACCATCCTTGCGGTGGGGCAGGCGTGCGAGGCACGCGAAACAATCGACCTGCGGGGGCTTTACCTGGCTCCCGGGTTCATCGATGGCCACATCCACATCGAGAGCTCCATGGTGGAAGTGCCGCAGTTCGCCAGGGCGGTGGTGCCCCTGGGCACCACGTCGGTGGTGGCCGACCCGCACGAAATCGCCAACGTGCTCGGCAATGAGGGGATCCGCTACATGATGGACGCCAGCAAGTACAATCCGCTGAACGTCTTCTTCATGCTTCCCTCGTGCATCCCCTCCACGAACCTGGAATCCACAGGCTCAGTGCTCCGCGCGTTCGATATCTTCCCCTTCCTGCGCGAGAAGTGGGTGCTGGGCCTGGGCGAGATGATGAACTTCGGCGGCGTGTTGGCCGGTGAGGAAGACGTGTTGGACAAACTGAAGATTGTAGAGGACAAGCGAATGGACGGGCACGCCCCGGGCCTGAGCGGCCGCGACCTGAACACCTACATCGCCATGGGCATCCGGTCCGACCACGAATGCACCACCGTGGAGGAGGCGCGCGAAAAGTTGCGCTTGGGCATGCACATCATGATCAGGGAGGGCACCGGTACCAGGAACCTGCGCGCGCTGCTCCCTTTGGTGACGCCGGAGAACGAGCGCCGCTGCATGTTCGTCACCGACGACCGTCACCCAAACGACATCTTGGAAGAGGGGCACATCAACTACATGATCAAGACGGCCATTGCCGAAGGTCTGCCACCGGTCACGGCCATCCGGCTGGCCACCATCAACACGGCAGAGTACTTTGGTCTGCGCCGCCTGGGGGCGATCGCCCCGGGGCGCACCGCCGATCTGGTGGCGTTCGATGACTTTGAGCATTTTGCCATCAAGAAGGTGTTCAAGAACGGGCGGCTGGTGGCCGAAGACGGCAAAGCCATTTACGACGTGCCTGTGCGTCCCCCCGCACAAGTGCGCAGCTCGATGAACATCAAGTGGCTGGAAGGAGGGGAGTTTGTCGTCCCGGCACGCGGCAACAAGTGCCGGGTGATGGGCGTGGTGCCGGACCAGATCGTCACCGAGTCGCTGGTGGAAGATGCCCCAGTCCGCGACGGCATGGTGGTGTCGGAACCGGAGCGGGACCTGCTGCGTTGCTACGTGGTGGAGCGCCACCGCGCCTCCGGCAACATCGGCAAGGGCCTGGTGCGAGGCTTTGGCCTGCGCAAGGGGGCATTGGCCTCCTCCATCGCGCACGATGCGCACAACGTCATCGTGTTCGGCATTGACGACCGCGACATTGCCCGCGCCGTCATTCACGTCAACAAAATGGGAGGCGGATTGGTGGTCGTTGCCGATGGAGAAGTGAAAGAGGCACTGCAACTGCCCATCGGCGGGTTGATGTCGGACCGGCCGCTGGAAGAGGTGAGCGCCGCCACCAAGCGGGTGAACCAGGCAGCCCGCGCACTGGGTGCGAAGATGGCGGACCCTTTCATGACCATGAGCTTTTTGGCGCTGCCCGTGGTGCCCAAGCTGAAACTCACCGACCGCGGTCTGGTGGACGTCGAGCGCTTCGCCTTCGTGGACCTGTTCGTCGATGCGCGAGAATAG
- a CDS encoding glycosyltransferase family 4 protein — MNEPVPHVPTVCHFTTVHRPFDVRVFHREACGIARAGYRVMLIAHADFQQRTDKGVVIKGVRRAKNRLQRIAHTAKFVRLAIRQRADLYHFHDPELLPGGVLIKWLYRRPVIYDCHENFPETAFERVWYPAFFKPYLAKVVAVFEPLFARRLDAVVCVVPDQEQRFRARGCRTLLVRNFPRLEPFDEAFQSAPPKENRLIYVGGLTVVKGARMLVDIMAELGRLHRDVRLVAIGSFNEEKVKAEVLRYAQELGVAEVMEFLEYQPHEEIPRELLKSRIALVPWQENEQTLRMFFPNKLFEYMACGLPIVASDLPSLRQVIGKAGCGLLVRPDDARAHAEAIAYLLDHPRVATRMRLEGRKAVHALYRWENEEARLLALYRELLPSQ, encoded by the coding sequence GTGAATGAGCCGGTTCCCCACGTGCCCACTGTGTGCCATTTCACCACGGTGCACCGGCCTTTTGATGTGCGCGTCTTCCACCGCGAGGCATGCGGCATAGCGCGCGCGGGGTATCGGGTGATGCTCATCGCCCATGCGGACTTTCAACAGCGGACGGACAAGGGGGTCGTGATCAAGGGGGTGCGGCGGGCCAAGAATCGCCTGCAACGCATTGCCCACACCGCCAAATTTGTTCGCCTGGCCATTCGCCAGCGGGCAGACCTGTACCATTTCCATGACCCGGAGCTGCTCCCCGGAGGCGTCCTCATTAAGTGGCTCTACCGGCGGCCGGTCATCTACGACTGCCACGAGAACTTTCCCGAGACGGCATTTGAGCGCGTCTGGTATCCGGCTTTTTTCAAGCCCTACCTTGCCAAGGTGGTGGCCGTGTTCGAGCCGCTTTTTGCAAGGCGGCTGGATGCGGTGGTCTGTGTGGTGCCCGATCAGGAGCAGCGGTTTCGCGCCCGAGGCTGTCGTACCCTGCTGGTGAGGAACTTTCCGCGTCTGGAGCCTTTTGACGAAGCGTTCCAGTCGGCACCCCCAAAGGAGAACCGCCTCATTTACGTTGGTGGGCTGACTGTGGTCAAAGGTGCCCGGATGCTGGTGGACATCATGGCCGAGCTCGGGCGCTTGCACCGCGACGTGCGCTTGGTGGCCATCGGCTCTTTCAACGAGGAAAAGGTGAAAGCGGAAGTGTTGCGGTACGCCCAGGAGCTGGGAGTGGCCGAGGTCATGGAGTTTCTCGAATACCAGCCGCACGAGGAGATCCCGCGCGAGCTGCTCAAGTCCCGCATCGCGCTGGTACCCTGGCAAGAGAACGAGCAGACGCTGCGCATGTTCTTCCCCAACAAGCTGTTCGAGTATATGGCCTGCGGCTTGCCCATCGTGGCCAGCGACCTCCCTTCCCTGCGGCAGGTGATAGGCAAGGCGGGCTGTGGCCTCCTCGTGAGGCCTGACGACGCCCGTGCCCATGCCGAGGCTATTGCCTACCTGCTTGACCATCCGCGCGTGGCCACTCGCATGCGCCTAGAGGGGCGCAAGGCAGTGCATGCCCTCTATCGCTGGGAGAACGAGGAGGCACGGCTGTTGGCCCTCTACCGGGAGCTCTTGCCGAGCCAGTAG
- a CDS encoding M20 family metallo-hydrolase gives MKADAFAQVAARIDGYRDEVIRLEIELTAIPALSPENGGEGEVAKAEYVKKLLATLPVDELQEIKAPDARVPCGYRPNLVARFKGADSSRTVWVLSHLDIVPPGELSLWQSDPYRVRVDGDLLYGRGVEDNQQGMVASLLAVRALHEQGLRPAHDVGVVLVADEETGSQYGLQYLLAHHRHLFGTEDLIIVPDSGNADGSMVEVAEKSILWVGFRTIGKQCHGSRPALGINAHKAAAHLIVKLEGLYQAFPESDPVFAPPTSTFEPTKKEANVPNINTIPGEDVFYFDCRVLPAYKVDDVITWMQSAVREVEAQFGVKVELFFPQREDAAPPTPVDAPVVQALTRALAETRGVKAVPMGIGGGTVAAHFRRAGLPAVVWETIDQTAHQPNEYCRISNVLADAKVFAHLFLYA, from the coding sequence ATGAAAGCAGATGCTTTTGCGCAGGTCGCGGCGCGCATTGACGGGTATCGAGACGAGGTCATCAGGTTGGAGATCGAATTGACGGCGATACCCGCCCTGTCGCCAGAAAACGGTGGCGAGGGTGAAGTTGCCAAGGCCGAATATGTCAAGAAGCTGCTCGCCACCCTTCCCGTGGACGAGCTGCAGGAGATCAAAGCGCCGGATGCCCGCGTGCCGTGTGGCTATCGGCCGAACCTGGTGGCCAGGTTCAAGGGCGCCGACAGCAGTCGCACCGTGTGGGTCCTCTCGCATTTGGACATTGTGCCGCCCGGTGAGCTCAGCCTTTGGCAAAGCGATCCCTATCGCGTGCGAGTGGATGGCGACCTGTTGTACGGCCGCGGCGTTGAGGACAACCAACAGGGGATGGTCGCCTCGCTGCTGGCGGTGCGCGCGCTCCATGAGCAGGGCCTGCGTCCCGCCCATGACGTCGGCGTGGTATTGGTGGCCGATGAGGAGACAGGGAGCCAATACGGCCTGCAATACCTGCTTGCCCATCATCGTCACCTATTCGGCACCGAAGACCTCATCATCGTGCCCGACTCGGGAAATGCCGATGGTTCCATGGTGGAAGTGGCCGAGAAGAGCATCCTGTGGGTTGGCTTCAGGACCATAGGGAAGCAGTGTCATGGCTCGCGTCCGGCCTTGGGCATCAATGCGCACAAAGCTGCGGCGCACTTGATCGTCAAGTTAGAAGGGCTGTACCAAGCGTTTCCGGAGAGCGATCCGGTCTTCGCGCCGCCCACCAGCACGTTCGAGCCCACGAAAAAAGAGGCCAACGTGCCCAACATCAACACGATCCCTGGGGAGGACGTGTTCTACTTTGACTGCCGCGTATTGCCCGCGTACAAGGTGGACGACGTCATTACCTGGATGCAGTCGGCGGTGCGCGAGGTGGAAGCACAGTTTGGCGTGAAGGTGGAGCTTTTCTTCCCCCAGCGCGAGGATGCGGCTCCGCCTACGCCCGTGGACGCGCCGGTGGTGCAGGCATTGACCCGCGCCTTAGCCGAGACGCGGGGAGTGAAAGCAGTGCCGATGGGCATTGGTGGCGGCACGGTGGCTGCCCATTTCCGGCGTGCCGGACTGCCAGCCGTGGTGTGGGAGACCATTGACCAGACCGCGCACCAACCCAATGAGTATTGTCGCATCAGCAATGTTCTTGCCGATGCCAAGGTGTTTGCTCACCTCTTCTTGTACGCATAG
- a CDS encoding class I SAM-dependent methyltransferase, whose amino-acid sequence MRENRLPASGRRGALWDLRAHLYRRFRRWPPFAIVANRERALLRQGLAEVPAGEGRALDVATGTGEGLAALMGKVEWYGLDSSRAMLAYAKRRLPGMRLVRGDALALPFRPGCFVLVTCIGLAEYLPAVTGLLRETARTLRPGGAALVSTSPTNLLLFMRRALGHRLHRHSHDSISRAATAAGFVLVKVLASCSQRLYVLRKAGEEGQGLSVPC is encoded by the coding sequence ATGCGCGAGAATAGGCTGCCGGCAAGTGGCCGGCGGGGCGCGCTCTGGGACCTGAGGGCCCATCTCTATCGTCGCTTTCGACGGTGGCCGCCCTTTGCGATTGTGGCCAACCGGGAACGGGCGCTCCTCAGACAAGGCCTTGCGGAAGTACCCGCAGGGGAGGGACGCGCCCTGGATGTGGCCACGGGCACCGGCGAAGGACTCGCCGCGCTCATGGGCAAGGTGGAGTGGTATGGACTGGATAGTTCGCGAGCGATGTTGGCCTACGCCAAGAGGCGACTGCCAGGGATGCGACTGGTGCGCGGTGACGCCTTAGCGCTGCCGTTTCGGCCCGGGTGCTTCGTGCTGGTGACCTGCATAGGGCTGGCAGAGTATCTGCCTGCAGTGACGGGCCTCCTGAGGGAAACAGCCAGAACCTTGCGCCCGGGAGGCGCGGCCCTGGTGTCAACCTCGCCGACGAACCTCCTGTTGTTCATGCGTCGAGCCCTGGGACATCGACTGCACAGGCACAGTCACGACTCCATCAGTCGCGCCGCAACTGCTGCGGGCTTCGTGCTGGTGAAGGTGCTCGCTTCGTGCAGCCAGCGGCTGTACGTGTTGCGCAAAGCGGGGGAGGAGGGCCAAGGCCTCTCGGTTCCCTGCTGA
- a CDS encoding WbqC family protein, giving the protein MTLAVLLPGYLPSIPFFAMLAAADVALLADDLQYSTRSNLNRARIKTATGAQWLTVPVLSKGRLGQSIAAVRIDPYHEWRKRHWRSLMVNYAPAPYWGRYEGALEEVYGRSWDSLLDLNRTLIEMLALELGLKVPMGLTSRFSTHPARTDKVVDLLRACGCDTYLVLRADYHLVDSERIAGMGLTVRPVDVAEPIYHQLFGPFVPGFSVLDLLMNEGPSAAALIQQSAKVAPEGRARQSPCI; this is encoded by the coding sequence ATGACGCTTGCCGTCCTGCTGCCGGGCTACCTGCCCAGTATCCCCTTCTTCGCCATGCTCGCCGCCGCCGATGTGGCGCTCTTGGCCGATGACCTGCAATACTCCACTCGCAGCAACCTGAATCGCGCGCGCATCAAGACTGCCACCGGGGCTCAATGGCTCACGGTGCCGGTGCTGAGCAAGGGTCGCCTGGGTCAGAGTATTGCCGCCGTCCGCATCGACCCGTATCATGAGTGGCGCAAGAGGCACTGGCGCTCGCTCATGGTCAACTATGCCCCAGCTCCTTACTGGGGCCGTTACGAGGGCGCGCTTGAGGAGGTGTACGGGCGTTCCTGGGATAGCCTGCTTGACCTCAACCGGACGCTGATCGAGATGCTCGCCCTGGAACTGGGTCTCAAAGTGCCCATGGGCCTGACTTCCCGCTTTAGCACACACCCGGCGCGCACGGATAAGGTGGTGGACCTGTTGCGGGCGTGCGGGTGCGATACCTACCTGGTGCTCCGTGCCGACTATCACCTGGTGGATAGTGAGCGCATCGCCGGCATGGGCTTGACAGTGCGCCCTGTGGATGTGGCGGAGCCCATCTACCACCAGCTCTTTGGGCCATTCGTCCCTGGCTTCTCTGTGCTGGACCTGCTGATGAACGAGGGGCCAAGCGCGGCGGCCTTGATCCAGCAGTCGGCCAAAGTGGCACCTGAGGGGAGGGCAAGGCAATCACCTTGCATTTGA
- a CDS encoding diacylglycerol kinase family lipid kinase, with protein sequence MNLKRVKLIFNPKAGLLRHTHLVVRIVDECLRQAPFRYEVHNVEYKDHAIELASAAECEGFDAVVAIGGDGTVNAAARGLLHSRLPLGIVPIGSGNGLARGLGIPISIRRACQLLLEGGTVRAIDAGRIRDRYFFVVAGLGFDAVVGKLFDDQSLRGPLPYFYLGVREFFSYEPETFILRLADRQITVPALLVTVANTQQWGNGAIIAPHAQPDDGLLDICIIHKVNLGQALFHLPKLFTGKIDKVRHYENYRSTEVEIVRERPGYFHVDGEPVEGGTHLRVSIDPKALRVIVPARGGERHEVGSACE encoded by the coding sequence ATGAATCTAAAGAGAGTGAAGCTCATTTTCAACCCGAAGGCTGGTCTGCTGCGCCACACTCACCTGGTGGTGCGTATTGTGGACGAGTGCCTGCGGCAGGCTCCCTTTCGCTATGAGGTCCACAACGTCGAATACAAGGACCATGCCATAGAGCTGGCCTCCGCTGCCGAGTGCGAGGGGTTCGATGCGGTGGTGGCCATTGGCGGCGACGGCACCGTGAACGCTGCTGCGCGCGGTTTGCTGCACAGCCGGCTTCCCTTAGGCATTGTGCCCATCGGCTCGGGCAACGGTTTGGCGCGAGGCTTGGGCATACCCATCAGCATCAGGCGTGCGTGTCAGTTGCTCCTGGAAGGCGGCACGGTGCGTGCCATCGATGCGGGGCGCATAAGGGACCGCTACTTCTTTGTGGTGGCCGGACTGGGCTTCGACGCGGTGGTGGGCAAGCTATTCGACGACCAGAGCCTGCGCGGCCCGCTGCCTTACTTTTACCTCGGCGTGCGCGAATTTTTTAGCTATGAACCGGAGACCTTCATCCTACGCCTCGCCGACCGCCAGATCACCGTGCCGGCGCTCTTGGTCACTGTGGCCAACACCCAGCAATGGGGCAACGGCGCAATCATCGCTCCGCACGCCCAGCCTGACGACGGACTGCTTGACATCTGCATCATCCACAAGGTCAACCTCGGCCAGGCGCTCTTTCATCTGCCCAAGCTTTTCACCGGCAAGATCGACAAGGTGCGCCACTACGAGAACTACCGTTCGACGGAGGTGGAGATAGTGCGGGAGCGGCCGGGGTACTTCCATGTGGACGGCGAGCCGGTGGAGGGGGGCACGCATTTGCGGGTATCCATCGACCCCAAGGCATTGCGGGTCATCGTTCCTGCCCGCGGAGGCGAGCGTCACGAGGTGGGTTCTGCGTGTGAATGA